The region CTTCAGCCAGACTCCGGGCAACGACTGGGGCACGCAGGACCAGGGCGAGATGACGCCGGCGTTGCCGAAGCTCGTGCCCTGGCCCGGCTCGTCGCGTTCGACGAGGCGTACACGGGCGCCCTTTTCGAGCAACGAAAGCGCACAGCAGATGCCGACGATACCTCCGCCGATGATGGTCACGGCGTCATCGTCCTTGTCGGGCATCCGTTTGTCCTTCCCCTTAGCGAATCACCATCACCGAACAGCGGGCGTGGCGCACGATGCGGGCGGCGGCGCTGCCCAGCAGGTAATCCGAAACGTTTGATTTGTGCGAGCCGGTGACGATCAGTCCGGCGCCGACCGCTTCGGCAGCCGCCAGAACCTCCTCGTAGACCGTGCCGAAACGGATCGAACACGAGATCGTGCCCGACCGGAGATCGAGCCCGGCCGCCAATTTGGCCAGCTCGGCCTCGGCCTGGCCGGCCGCCATTTGCTCGTAATTTTCATGCAGGAACTGCGAGACGATGGCCGGCGCCGCCGCCACCACGTTCAGCAGGTGCATATCGCAGGCATTGGAATTGGCGATATCCTCGGCGGCCTGCAGGATGCGCTGAATGGGCTCGCCATGCTCCAGATCGATGGCCACAAGAACGGTTTTGAACATATCCTTGCCCCCTTTGTCCTTGTGACGTTAGAAATCGGATGCGGCTTCGGCCGCCTTGGCGCGGCGGCTGTCGGCCAATTGCAACAGCACCACCGGCACGGCAATCACCAGGGCCACGATATCGCTCTGCCAACTGGGCGCCACCAGCAGCAATCCGGTGCAGACCATGTAGAAGCGCCAGAAGGGATTGAGCGGCGCCAGGAAGAAGCCTGACACCGCCGTGGCGATGGCGAACACCCCGAAGGCGCAACTCAGCGAGACCTGGATGAAGGAGATCCAGGTGAAGTATTCCGGCAGCACCAGCAGCATGGTCGGCGCGTAGACGAAGACCATGGGCACCATCAGCTTGCCGATGCCTAGCGTGAAGGCATTGA is a window of Alphaproteobacteria bacterium DNA encoding:
- a CDS encoding universal stress protein — protein: MFKTVLVAIDLEHGEPIQRILQAAEDIANSNACDMHLLNVVAAAPAIVSQFLHENYEQMAAGQAEAELAKLAAGLDLRSGTISCSIRFGTVYEEVLAAAEAVGAGLIVTGSHKSNVSDYLLGSAAARIVRHARCSVMVIR